The proteins below come from a single Rosa rugosa chromosome 2, drRosRugo1.1, whole genome shotgun sequence genomic window:
- the LOC133728679 gene encoding mitogen-activated protein kinase kinase kinase 3-like: MSSIPRDEATSIQWQKGDLIGSGAFGRVYMGMNTESGELIAVKEAHTKVLQDEVRLLENLSHPKIIRCLGTEREDETLTMLLEYVPGGSIQALLEKFGSFSVPVIKRFTKQLLLALEYLHKKGIIHGDIKGANILVDNKGRIKLADFGASKQAAVSGAKPTRGTPYWMAPEVIRGTGHDFSADIWSVGCTVIEMATGNPPWNQQFETVATFFYCVGQASLIHQSLIIFLLQQKIFCTNVCKRNQL; the protein is encoded by the exons ATGTCTTCAATCCCCAGAGACGAAGCAACCTCGATTCAATGGCAGAAGGGCGATTTGATCGGTTCCGGGGCCTTTGGCCGTGTTTACATGGGCATGAACACTGAATCCGGAGAGCTTATTGCTGTGAAAGAG GCTCATACCAAGGTGCTTCAAGATGAAGTGAGGCTTTTAGAAAACCTGTCGCATCCGAAAATTATT AGATGTTTAGGAACCGAGAGGGAGGATGAAACCTTAACTATGCTGTTGGAATATGTACCTGGAGGATCCATACAAGCACTATTGGAGAAATTTGGATCTTTCTCTGTACCT GTAATAAAAAGATTCACCAAGCAGTTGTTGCTGGCACTAGAATATTTACACAAAAAAGGAATCATACATGGGGACATTAAG GGAGCAAATATCCTTGTTGATAATAAAGGGCGCATTAAACTAGCAGATTTTGGTGCATCCAAACAG GCAGCCGTTTCAGGTGCAAAGCCTACAAGGGGTACACCATACTGGATGGCTCCTGAAGTCATTCGTGGGACTGGTCATGACTT CTCTGCAGATATATGGAGCGTTGGATGCACTGTGATTGAGATGGCCACTGGAAATCCTCCTTGGAACCAACAGTTTGAAACG GTTGCTACTTTCTTTTATTGTGTAGGACAAGCAAGTCTCATCCACCAATCCCTGATCATCTTTCTCCTGCAGCAAAAGATTTTCTGCACGAATGTCTGCAAAA GGAACCAACTGTAA